In Caldisphaera lagunensis DSM 15908, a single genomic region encodes these proteins:
- a CDS encoding DUF3311 domain-containing protein, with protein sequence MKEGNKRLSSGEIIIIAILLIIPFLVYLLYPTYNKVEPTLGGLSFFYWYQTLWLALSGILFAIAAYIWDRKR encoded by the coding sequence TTGAAGGAAGGGAATAAGAGATTAAGTAGTGGTGAAATAATTATTATTGCTATTCTATTAATAATACCATTTTTGGTTTACTTGTTATATCCAACGTATAATAAAGTAGAACCCACATTAGGAGGACTTAGCTTTTTTTATTGGTATCAAACACTCTGGCTAGCATTATCAGGTATACTATTTGCAATAGCTGCATATATATGGGATAGAAAAAGGTGA
- a CDS encoding DUF2283 domain-containing protein, with amino-acid sequence MERVEKVKNLIVEDPENIWMEYDKVGDTLYIGFSKDEEEETIMLENDMIINIKDNRLISLLIPNFKEKTNI; translated from the coding sequence ATGGAAAGAGTTGAAAAAGTGAAGAATCTGATAGTTGAAGATCCAGAAAACATTTGGATGGAATACGATAAAGTTGGAGATACACTATATATAGGTTTTAGTAAAGATGAAGAAGAAGAGACAATTATGCTAGAAAACGATATGATTATTAATATAAAAGATAATAGGCTTATATCATTATTAATTCCTAACTTTAAAGAAAAAACTAACATCTAA
- the glyS gene encoding glycine--tRNA ligase, translating to MPDENIYDKIIDIAKRRGFFWPSYEIYGGQAGFYDIGPYGTVLKRKIIELWRELFIKGNQDTVVEVETPIIGPSIVYEASGHVENFTDPIVRCNSCGRIFRADHLIEEKLNMDAEGIGINELNNIIKEKGLRCPVCNGELGEVKTFNLLFKTQIGPYEGNVGYIRPELAQGIFVAFKRIHESLRNKLPIGIAQVGKVGRNEISPRQGMIRLRDFTIMEMEYFFNPNKNECPNVEKYYNETLNILPYTYKENKKGFITVTVKEAIERNFVINPCMAYWMVIGKLLLLKIGVPETNMYFLEKGPKERAHYSSQTFDHMVKTSRWGWIEVAGYAYRGDYDLSRHKKYSNADIEVFEAYEEPVVMKVKKVLLDKAYAGKNFKSKAFEFMKKVEELDPDYVIREINEKGKINIDGIDVPKEALIIIEKEEKVAGRKFIPHVIEPSFGTDRLLYVLLEYAYREVDGRIVLSFPRYLSPVDAVVLPLIEDDEKLINKSKQLYSYLASEGFNVLYDDNGSIGKRYARADEIGIPVAFTIDYQTLEDNTVTMRDRDTWKQVRVSISETANVLKKFIYNSADLRELGKEVETKG from the coding sequence TTGCCAGATGAAAACATTTATGATAAAATAATAGATATAGCAAAGAGGAGAGGTTTCTTCTGGCCATCATATGAAATTTATGGAGGTCAGGCAGGATTCTATGATATAGGGCCATATGGTACTGTTTTAAAAAGAAAAATAATAGAGTTATGGAGGGAACTCTTTATTAAAGGTAATCAAGATACTGTTGTTGAGGTTGAAACACCAATTATAGGCCCATCAATTGTTTATGAAGCTAGCGGTCATGTAGAGAATTTTACAGATCCGATAGTTAGATGTAATAGTTGTGGTAGAATTTTTAGAGCTGATCATTTAATAGAAGAGAAATTAAATATGGATGCCGAAGGAATTGGTATAAATGAACTTAATAATATAATAAAGGAAAAAGGATTAAGATGTCCAGTTTGTAATGGGGAATTAGGTGAAGTTAAAACATTCAACTTATTATTTAAAACACAAATAGGACCTTATGAAGGTAACGTAGGTTACATTAGGCCTGAGCTTGCTCAAGGAATATTTGTTGCATTTAAAAGAATTCATGAATCTTTAAGAAATAAGTTACCTATAGGAATTGCTCAAGTAGGTAAAGTTGGGAGAAATGAGATCAGTCCAAGGCAAGGTATGATAAGGTTAAGGGATTTTACAATAATGGAAATGGAATATTTCTTTAATCCTAATAAAAATGAGTGTCCAAATGTTGAAAAATATTATAACGAAACCCTTAATATATTACCTTATACATACAAAGAAAATAAAAAAGGTTTCATAACTGTAACAGTAAAGGAAGCAATAGAAAGGAACTTTGTTATTAACCCTTGCATGGCATATTGGATGGTTATTGGAAAGCTCCTGCTTTTAAAAATAGGAGTTCCAGAAACAAATATGTATTTCTTAGAGAAGGGACCCAAAGAAAGGGCTCATTATTCAAGTCAGACATTTGATCATATGGTTAAGACATCAAGATGGGGTTGGATAGAAGTAGCAGGATATGCTTATAGGGGAGACTATGATTTATCAAGACATAAAAAATATAGTAATGCTGACATAGAGGTGTTTGAAGCTTATGAAGAACCTGTAGTTATGAAGGTAAAGAAGGTTTTATTAGATAAGGCATACGCGGGAAAGAATTTTAAGTCAAAAGCCTTTGAATTTATGAAGAAGGTTGAAGAATTAGATCCTGATTATGTTATAAGGGAAATAAATGAAAAAGGAAAAATTAACATAGATGGCATAGATGTTCCTAAGGAAGCCTTGATAATAATTGAAAAAGAGGAAAAAGTTGCTGGCAGAAAGTTTATTCCTCATGTTATTGAACCATCATTTGGTACAGATAGGCTTCTTTATGTGTTGCTAGAATATGCGTATAGAGAGGTTGATGGAAGGATAGTATTATCATTTCCTAGATATTTATCTCCTGTAGATGCAGTAGTTTTACCATTAATAGAAGATGATGAGAAATTAATAAATAAATCTAAGCAACTCTATTCATATCTTGCCTCAGAAGGCTTTAATGTTTTATATGATGATAATGGTAGTATAGGAAAAAGATATGCAAGGGCCGATGAAATAGGTATACCTGTTGCATTTACGATAGATTATCAAACACTAGAAGATAATACAGTAACTATGAGGGATAGGGATACTTGGAAACAGGTTAGGGTAAGCATTTCAGAAACAGCAAATGTTTTAAAGAAATTCATTTATAATTCCGCTGACCTAAGAGAACTAGGGAAAGAAGTAGAAACAAAAGGTTGA
- the speB gene encoding agmatinase, whose amino-acid sequence MRKLSLKDIYLTKSSKNYAGLENNKNSRYEIIGVPFDSSTSYKPGTRFGPDAIRQAASGLESNSYFSDIYLEDIGIIDEGDVGIVIGDINETLNRITGVISDVIQENKIPIMIGGEHTITYGSMRAFKKQGITPCLIVIDAHYDLRDEYLGLKNGHASVMRRSLELLGGTKINYIGVRAYSKEEKNYALSKNNINTIKPSDIYKVGLINAINSVKKFLVDCKHIYLSIDMDGFDPSYAPGVGNPEPGGITNIEGLTIINQIVDERLVGADVVEVSPPYDQGGITSSLAAKLINEIIMKNYISLSKKNS is encoded by the coding sequence GTGAGGAAATTGAGTTTGAAAGATATATACTTAACAAAATCATCAAAAAATTATGCTGGATTAGAAAATAATAAGAACTCAAGGTATGAAATAATAGGTGTTCCCTTTGACTCTTCTACATCATACAAACCAGGAACAAGATTTGGTCCTGATGCAATAAGACAGGCTGCATCTGGATTAGAATCAAATAGCTATTTTTCAGATATTTACCTTGAGGATATAGGCATAATTGATGAAGGAGATGTAGGCATTGTAATAGGTGATATAAATGAAACCTTAAACAGGATAACTGGGGTCATAAGTGATGTAATTCAAGAAAACAAAATTCCAATAATGATTGGAGGAGAACATACAATAACCTATGGATCAATGAGAGCATTTAAAAAGCAAGGTATTACTCCTTGTTTGATTGTAATTGATGCACATTATGATTTAAGAGATGAATATCTTGGGTTAAAGAATGGACATGCGTCGGTAATGAGAAGATCTTTAGAATTATTGGGAGGAACGAAAATTAATTATATAGGTGTTAGGGCATACTCTAAAGAAGAAAAAAATTATGCTCTATCTAAAAATAACATAAATACAATTAAACCTTCTGATATTTATAAAGTTGGTTTAATAAATGCAATAAATTCAGTAAAGAAATTCTTAGTTGATTGCAAACACATTTATTTATCTATTGATATGGATGGATTTGATCCCTCTTATGCACCAGGAGTTGGAAATCCTGAGCCTGGAGGAATAACTAATATAGAAGGACTTACTATTATAAACCAAATAGTCGATGAAAGGCTTGTCGGTGCAGATGTTGTTGAAGTATCACCACCTTATGATCAAGGCGGAATAACATCTTCGCTAGCTGCAAAGCTAATAAATGAAATAATTATGAAGAATTATATATCATTAAGCAAGAAAAATTCTTAA
- a CDS encoding DNA-directed RNA polymerase subunit RPC10 (contains C4-type Zn-finger) — MSEDEGIGEPIREENEEEYSGPLYGIKEREVYYMCLNCGYKISKSELDQYRSMQCPRCGYRIFIKLRAPPTLVKPRRVDAI; from the coding sequence GTGTCAGAAGACGAAGGCATCGGAGAACCAATAAGAGAAGAAAATGAAGAAGAATACTCAGGACCTTTATATGGTATAAAAGAAAGAGAAGTTTATTATATGTGCTTAAATTGTGGTTATAAGATAAGCAAATCGGAACTTGATCAATACCGCAGCATGCAATGTCCAAGATGTGGTTATAGAATATTTATTAAATTAAGAGCTCCTCCAACTCTTGTTAAGCCCAGAAGGGTTGATGCAATTTAA
- the yciH gene encoding stress response translation initiation inhibitor YciH — MSKEVDCGGLPPDICEQLATEEQIIKIRLETRRFGKQVTVIEGIDEKQVNYKDLASKLKSELAAGGTYKDGRIELQGDHRKKVKDILIKMGFQPDNIMIIE; from the coding sequence ATGTCGAAAGAAGTTGATTGTGGAGGTCTTCCGCCGGATATATGCGAGCAACTTGCAACTGAAGAACAGATAATAAAAATAAGGCTTGAAACAAGAAGGTTTGGCAAACAGGTAACAGTTATTGAAGGAATTGATGAAAAACAAGTTAATTACAAAGATTTGGCATCTAAACTTAAGAGCGAATTAGCAGCTGGAGGAACTTATAAAGATGGAAGAATAGAATTACAAGGAGATCATAGAAAAAAAGTAAAAGATATATTAATAAAAATGGGTTTTCAGCCAGATAACATTATGATAATTGAATAA
- the cobT gene encoding nicotinate mononucleotide-dependent phosphoribosyltransferase CobT: MQFRAKMKAVAIYVGGSTKTSTIEGISIAGSNSQDTLYTPTLDLEYVINGIPITKKEIPVTPNGLPTPAVITRSILKKLNIQYFVVDSGLYYKLKVPHIKIPSSIPGENIYSSNAFPYGTAKNIFEESKLLGEIISSKQDIVLIGESIPGGTTTAAAIMEALGYNALKFISSASPKNPRDLKEKVISNALKRIDPNDNVFSIIDKVGDPVHISMAGIAAGSLKNSSKILLAGGTQMGAVVSILSKLNYLDNRIKIATTSWIAKDKESNIFKLIEQIDKRIEIIVSDINFSDAKYEGLKLYEEGYVKEGVGAGGTMILSKYLGLSVYEIKNSIYEEYERLRSLG, encoded by the coding sequence ATCCAGTTTCGAGCAAAAATGAAAGCAGTTGCAATATATGTAGGAGGATCAACAAAAACTTCAACCATAGAAGGTATAAGTATAGCAGGATCTAATAGCCAAGATACACTATATACACCAACCCTTGATTTAGAATATGTAATTAATGGAATCCCTATAACGAAAAAAGAAATCCCAGTTACACCAAATGGATTACCGACACCTGCTGTAATAACCAGGTCCATTTTAAAGAAATTAAATATACAATACTTTGTTGTTGATTCTGGTTTATATTATAAGCTAAAGGTTCCTCATATAAAAATACCAAGTTCTATTCCTGGAGAAAACATCTATTCTTCTAATGCATTCCCCTATGGAACTGCAAAAAATATATTTGAGGAATCAAAACTATTGGGGGAAATAATATCTTCAAAGCAGGACATTGTTTTGATAGGAGAAAGTATTCCAGGAGGAACAACTACAGCTGCTGCAATAATGGAAGCCTTAGGATATAATGCATTGAAATTTATTAGTAGTGCATCACCAAAGAACCCAAGGGATTTAAAGGAAAAAGTTATTAGTAATGCATTAAAAAGAATAGATCCTAATGATAATGTTTTTTCTATTATAGATAAAGTTGGAGATCCAGTCCACATCTCAATGGCTGGAATTGCCGCTGGCTCATTGAAAAATTCATCAAAAATTTTATTAGCAGGAGGTACACAGATGGGGGCAGTTGTTTCAATATTATCTAAACTAAACTATTTAGATAATAGAATAAAAATTGCAACAACAAGTTGGATAGCAAAAGATAAAGAATCAAACATTTTTAAACTTATTGAACAAATTGATAAAAGAATTGAAATTATTGTATCGGATATTAATTTTTCAGATGCAAAGTATGAAGGACTTAAATTATATGAAGAAGGTTACGTGAAAGAAGGTGTTGGTGCAGGGGGAACAATGATATTATCCAAATACCTTGGATTGAGTGTTTACGAAATTAAAAATAGTATTTATGAAGAATATGAGAGGCTGAGATCTCTTGGTTAA
- a CDS encoding adenosylcobinamide amidohydrolase, which yields MVNIKIIDNNLILEFDKEMNILTTVHINAITKSKHILINHVEKDFKTNDIEGFKKEVLKKLGLSLNTPVFLTAVDIKNYKIKENEFGGALITAGFEVPNCIYQKDLFNGMCGGTINIISWVNIKLTLNGLLDLFRTITETKCLASSDLLLRCESRASGTSSDGIGVAAEISNDGFMFSGLATYHGNAIAKLIYETLVSFNNEQTLLKRSLGISLEELVEQAMIIYKKAPVPNVDEKTVYNMIYSELNNELKDPNVWSYIIAARELDLRGVSNTFPYLNKEEFERDSKRIIADEALASSLSIYLSGFKGLTSTYWVDTIKDKENLKFSHLPMFEDDIVSALIGSTLSRIYDKLLGAK from the coding sequence TTGGTTAACATAAAAATAATTGACAACAATTTAATCTTAGAATTTGATAAAGAAATGAATATATTAACAACGGTTCATATAAATGCTATTACAAAGAGCAAACATATTTTAATTAATCACGTCGAAAAAGACTTTAAAACAAATGATATTGAAGGATTTAAAAAAGAAGTTTTAAAAAAACTAGGCCTTAGCTTAAATACACCTGTTTTTTTAACAGCAGTGGATATAAAAAACTATAAAATTAAAGAAAATGAATTTGGTGGGGCTTTAATAACAGCTGGATTCGAAGTCCCTAATTGCATATATCAAAAAGATCTCTTCAATGGAATGTGTGGAGGTACAATAAACATAATATCATGGGTTAACATAAAATTAACCCTTAACGGCTTACTTGATCTTTTTAGAACAATAACTGAAACCAAATGTCTTGCATCTAGTGATTTATTGTTAAGATGCGAATCAAGGGCATCTGGAACATCAAGCGATGGAATAGGAGTTGCTGCAGAAATATCTAATGATGGATTTATGTTTAGTGGGCTTGCAACATATCATGGAAATGCTATAGCTAAGTTAATTTATGAAACACTAGTTTCTTTCAACAATGAACAAACCCTATTAAAAAGATCACTTGGTATATCACTAGAAGAATTAGTTGAACAAGCTATGATAATATATAAAAAAGCGCCAGTACCAAACGTAGACGAAAAAACTGTTTATAATATGATATATAGCGAATTAAATAATGAGCTTAAGGATCCCAACGTATGGTCCTACATAATTGCAGCAAGAGAATTGGATTTAAGGGGGGTAAGCAATACATTTCCATATTTAAATAAAGAAGAGTTTGAAAGAGATTCAAAAAGAATCATAGCTGATGAAGCTCTTGCCTCATCTCTAAGCATTTATTTATCAGGTTTTAAGGGGCTAACTTCAACATATTGGGTTGATACAATCAAAGATAAGGAAAATCTAAAGTTCTCTCATTTACCTATGTTTGAAGATGATATAGTATCTGCATTAATTGGCTCTACCCTCTCAAGAATTTATGATAAATTATTAGGTGCAAAATAA
- a CDS encoding GTP--adenosylcobinamide-phosphate guanylyltransferase, translating to MVFDADIAIIMAGGKGKRFGSSFKPFIEICGKPMIFNIIDKTKKLFKFNIIAISENVENFLYILKNKYKDLLLIYTTGIDYSIDLKIVLDMIKKRPIIVFPSDIPFIKENTIEEIILLSRGMNEDLITILNKQGEPVGISIIKGNDLNRWTNLKLNEDLININTKDDLNNAKVICND from the coding sequence ATGGTTTTTGATGCTGATATAGCAATAATCATGGCAGGAGGAAAAGGGAAGAGATTTGGGTCAAGTTTTAAACCTTTTATTGAAATTTGTGGAAAGCCTATGATATTTAATATAATAGATAAAACTAAGAAATTGTTTAAATTCAATATAATAGCAATATCTGAAAATGTAGAAAATTTTTTATATATTTTAAAAAATAAATACAAAGATCTATTGTTAATTTATACAACAGGAATTGATTATTCGATAGACTTAAAAATAGTATTAGATATGATAAAGAAAAGGCCAATTATAGTTTTTCCCTCAGATATACCATTTATTAAAGAGAACACAATTGAAGAGATCATATTATTATCAAGAGGAATGAATGAAGATTTAATAACAATATTAAATAAACAAGGAGAACCTGTAGGCATTTCAATTATTAAGGGGAATGATTTAAATAGATGGACAAATTTAAAGTTAAACGAAGATTTGATTAATATAAACACAAAAGATGATTTAAATAATGCAAAGGTGATATGCAATGATTAA
- a CDS encoding pyridoxal phosphate-dependent aminotransferase: MIKRNHGGTSNKNVIDFSSPTNPYGPPAISDDILKNCIKNKVYKYYPSYKKLNKALSDYWGIDEDNIIPVNGSDEALTLIPLALKLKKLIIIEPNFGDFDLMSKNLRIRLIRPLIKLDLEELYIDIDEIVKIANKNNSPVLFSRPNNPTGYCMKEKDLEYLSSNINNLLIVDEAFVEISSCNKIKPNENIIIVRSQTKTFSTPGLRLGEVISLNKNILNKIESSLQAWPIDSVTNCFYIKLFKEKEFIKEYLTLSNNLIFKEKEFIMSNLDLTKFKSNTSFILIRHEKIPNPLFKKKLIKRGILIRDASTFFGLDKSYSRISIKTHDENLILLNSIKGVLNEKSY, from the coding sequence ATGATTAAGAGAAATCATGGTGGTACATCAAACAAAAACGTTATTGATTTTAGTTCACCCACAAATCCATATGGACCTCCAGCTATTTCTGATGACATATTAAAAAATTGTATAAAAAATAAGGTCTACAAATATTACCCTTCATATAAAAAATTAAATAAAGCTTTATCTGATTACTGGGGAATTGATGAAGATAATATAATACCAGTTAATGGAAGCGATGAGGCCCTAACTCTAATACCATTAGCCCTAAAGTTGAAAAAATTAATAATTATTGAACCTAATTTTGGAGATTTTGATTTAATGTCAAAAAACTTAAGAATTAGACTAATAAGACCTTTAATAAAACTTGATCTTGAAGAACTATATATAGATATAGATGAAATAGTTAAAATAGCTAATAAAAATAATTCTCCAGTTTTATTTTCAAGGCCTAACAATCCTACAGGTTATTGTATGAAAGAAAAAGATTTAGAATATTTATCATCAAACATAAATAACTTACTTATTGTAGATGAAGCATTTGTTGAAATATCAAGCTGCAACAAAATTAAGCCAAACGAAAACATTATAATCGTGAGAAGCCAAACGAAAACATTTTCAACCCCTGGATTAAGACTTGGAGAAGTTATTTCATTAAATAAAAATATTTTAAATAAAATAGAGTCTTCATTGCAAGCATGGCCTATTGATTCCGTAACAAATTGTTTTTATATAAAATTATTTAAAGAAAAGGAATTCATCAAGGAATATTTAACATTATCAAACAATTTAATATTTAAAGAAAAGGAATTCATCATGAGTAATCTAGATTTAACAAAATTTAAAAGTAATACATCATTTATTCTTATAAGGCATGAAAAAATACCAAATCCATTATTCAAAAAGAAACTGATTAAGAGAGGGATACTTATTAGGGATGCATCGACATTTTTTGGGCTAGATAAATCGTATTCTAGAATTTCAATTAAAACACATGATGAAAATCTGATTTTATTAAATTCAATAAAAGGTGTGTTAAATGAAAAGAGCTATTAA
- a CDS encoding adenosylcobinamide-GDP ribazoletransferase codes for MKRAIKGFLSLLSFLTTIPTNQNNIKEASEYFYLSPLIGLIEGIIIGLIFFLLRFNFIINGSILLASHLLLTGGLNLDGFSDYSDVIGSRKIGEEAEKILKDPRKGSFAIIFTSLIIIIRFASFSNIKNIFSIVLSYVTGIESGYLISYFSNAPKYQGLGSMFIESSKNKKKLLYNLIIYLIIIIILLFVSKTKYYLISIFSLLLVPIIVFDSNKRLGYANGDVIGFTIEIIETASLLISVII; via the coding sequence ATGAAAAGAGCTATTAAAGGATTTTTAAGTCTTTTATCATTTTTAACAACAATACCAACAAATCAAAATAATATTAAAGAGGCATCTGAATATTTTTATTTATCACCATTAATAGGTCTTATAGAAGGGATAATTATTGGTTTAATCTTCTTTCTTCTCAGATTTAATTTTATAATAAATGGTTCAATATTATTAGCATCTCATTTATTGTTAACTGGAGGACTTAATTTAGATGGTTTTTCAGATTATTCTGATGTAATTGGTTCACGAAAAATTGGAGAAGAAGCGGAAAAAATATTAAAAGATCCTAGAAAAGGAAGCTTTGCAATTATTTTTACATCACTAATAATTATAATAAGGTTTGCATCTTTTTCAAATATCAAAAATATTTTTTCAATAGTATTATCATATGTTACCGGAATAGAATCTGGTTACCTCATTTCATATTTTTCTAATGCCCCCAAATACCAAGGTTTAGGTAGCATGTTTATTGAAAGTTCTAAAAATAAGAAAAAACTTTTGTATAATTTAATAATATACTTAATCATTATAATTATTTTGCTTTTTGTTTCCAAAACAAAATATTATTTAATAAGCATCTTCTCATTATTATTAGTTCCTATTATTGTATTTGATTCAAATAAAAGGCTTGGCTATGCAAATGGAGATGTAATAGGATTTACTATTGAGATTATTGAAACAGCTTCTTTATTAATTTCGGTGATAATATAG